From the genome of Pseudomonadota bacterium, one region includes:
- a CDS encoding hemolysin family protein, translating to MTGKNISNVDGNAHSGSYCEIGFFGRMWRWVRSIRNGRNGSNIRETFEELIEQHEERELPIDDRERALLEKVLTIGELTVNDVMVPRADIIAVERHMPLDEIVGLMSAEVHSRLPVYRNTLDDAIGMVHIKDVLAATNGEKNTKLSDIVRSVLFVAPSIRVLDLLLQMRVARTHMALVVDEYGGIDGLATIEDLVEQIVGKIEDEHDVDQGPKLRALDDKSVLADARVTLEEFEGRVGEFLTLEDREDDVDTLGGLVFRIAGRVPVRGEIIRHDSSGIEFEVREADPRRIRRIKISNLGARFLSDE from the coding sequence ATGACTGGTAAAAACATATCAAATGTGGATGGAAATGCACACTCTGGGTCCTACTGTGAAATAGGTTTTTTTGGCAGGATGTGGCGCTGGGTTCGTTCCATAAGGAACGGCCGGAATGGCTCGAATATACGCGAAACGTTTGAAGAACTGATCGAACAGCATGAAGAACGTGAGTTGCCGATTGATGATCGTGAACGTGCATTGCTTGAAAAAGTACTCACCATAGGAGAGTTGACAGTTAACGATGTGATGGTTCCGCGTGCTGACATTATAGCGGTTGAGCGACATATGCCACTTGATGAAATTGTTGGCTTGATGTCGGCTGAAGTACATTCCCGGTTGCCGGTGTATCGTAATACCCTCGACGATGCGATTGGTATGGTACATATTAAGGACGTTCTGGCGGCCACTAACGGTGAAAAAAACACGAAGCTCAGCGATATTGTTCGCTCGGTGCTGTTCGTTGCTCCCAGCATTCGCGTGCTCGACTTGTTACTGCAGATGAGGGTAGCCCGCACGCACATGGCTTTGGTTGTAGATGAATACGGGGGAATTGACGGGTTGGCAACCATTGAGGACCTTGTTGAGCAAATTGTAGGAAAAATCGAGGATGAACACGATGTTGACCAAGGCCCTAAGCTTAGGGCGCTCGATGACAAATCGGTCTTGGCTGATGCTCGAGTTACCCTTGAAGAATTTGAGGGCAGGGTTGGAGAATTTCTTACACTTGAAGATAGGGAGGATGACGTTGATACTTTAGGTGGGCTTGTCTTCAGAATTGCTGGGCGGGTGCCAGTTCGCGGTGAGATTATTAGACACGATAGTTCGGGGATCGAGTTTGAGGTTCGCGAAGCAGACCCTAGGCGTATCCGTCGGATCAAAATAAGCAATCTTGGGGCACGTTTCCTGAGCGATGAATGA
- a CDS encoding lysophospholipid acyltransferase family protein: MATSHLLALRRSASLLVIFAIIVLVQGPLRLIGFRSGYKLGHMWHKLCRWAIGMRVCHHGSISSESPTFFVANHTSYLDIPALGSLIDATFIAKSEIKNWPMFGLLCSLQRTIFIDRDWRKALVQRKQLYKRLDDRDSLILFPEGTSNNGTFTRQFKSALFSAADWTLNGQGVAVQPITIAYTTLNGITLGRRLRPLFAWYGDMVMFNHFWSLLGSGRLGVDIIFHPPVRLTNFGSRKELSEHCEQRVANGLSDALSGRL; encoded by the coding sequence ATGGCAACGTCCCATCTTCTTGCGCTACGGCGATCGGCCAGTTTATTGGTCATCTTTGCTATTATTGTATTAGTTCAAGGGCCATTGCGACTTATCGGTTTTCGCTCGGGTTATAAGTTGGGTCACATGTGGCACAAGTTATGTCGTTGGGCAATAGGGATGAGAGTGTGTCATCATGGAAGCATCTCATCGGAATCGCCAACTTTTTTTGTTGCCAATCACACATCGTACCTTGATATTCCAGCTCTAGGTTCTCTAATCGATGCTACTTTTATTGCTAAATCCGAGATTAAAAATTGGCCAATGTTTGGACTTTTATGCAGCCTTCAGCGAACAATCTTTATAGACCGGGACTGGCGGAAAGCACTAGTACAACGAAAACAGCTATACAAACGGTTGGACGATAGAGACAGCCTAATCCTCTTCCCCGAGGGGACCAGTAACAACGGAACATTCACCCGACAATTTAAGAGCGCTCTTTTCAGTGCTGCTGACTGGACCCTGAATGGTCAGGGTGTTGCAGTACAACCAATCACTATTGCTTACACTACACTTAATGGCATAACGCTGGGTCGTCGCCTGCGCCCTCTGTTCGCTTGGTATGGCGATATGGTCATGTTTAACCACTTTTGGTCACTGTTGGGTTCTGGGCGTCTTGGCGTGGATATTATTTTTCATCCGCCTGTCCGTTTGACGAATTTTGGCTCGCGTAAGGAACTGTCAGAACATTGTGAACAGAGAGTGGCGAACGGCCTTTCAGATGCGCTGTCGGGGAGACTCTAG
- the nusA gene encoding transcription termination factor NusA, whose protein sequence is METVGATPMPRAELLNVADTVAREKGIEREEVLEAMEQAIQKAGRSKYGQENDIRAEIDRKSGEIRLARYMEVAEEIENESTQLTLAEAQRRQSDLKLGDFLIDPLPPIDFGRIAAQTAKQVIVQRVREAEREQQFEEYKNRVEEIVNGLVKREDFGNVTVDLGRGEAVIRREELLPREKYRRGDRVRGYIYDVRREQRGPQIFMSRTHPQFMAKLFGQEVPEIYDGIIEIRSVARDPGSRAKIAVISHDSSIDPVGACVGMRGSRVQAVVAELQGEKIDIIPWSQDPATFVVNALAPAEVAKVVLDEDAQKIEVVVPDEQLSLAIGRRGQNVRLASSLTGWEIDILTEEAESERRQAEVQQRSQTFIDALDVDDVIAQFLVSEGFTSVEEVAYVPEEELTSIEGFDAEVAEELRLRARNYLTLETERLATRVSELAIDDNLKTLDGLTLEMVVTLGESEIKTLEDFADLASDELIGADDGILREYGVKPAVANELILRARVAAGWISQEDMASALVLEENGNDGMEVNSAPEAEFSAVVSQKKSDTQSG, encoded by the coding sequence ATGGAGACTGTAGGCGCGACGCCAATGCCAAGAGCCGAGTTACTGAATGTAGCCGATACGGTGGCAAGAGAAAAAGGCATAGAGCGCGAAGAAGTGCTCGAAGCGATGGAGCAGGCTATTCAGAAAGCAGGACGATCAAAATACGGTCAAGAAAATGATATTCGTGCGGAGATCGACCGGAAAAGCGGAGAAATAAGGCTTGCACGTTACATGGAGGTTGCAGAAGAGATCGAAAATGAGTCCACCCAACTGACGTTAGCTGAAGCCCAACGTCGGCAGTCTGACCTAAAATTGGGCGATTTTTTGATTGACCCGCTTCCCCCGATTGATTTTGGGCGGATCGCGGCGCAGACTGCAAAACAAGTGATTGTTCAACGCGTGAGAGAGGCGGAACGTGAGCAACAATTTGAGGAGTATAAGAACAGGGTTGAGGAAATTGTTAACGGTCTCGTTAAACGTGAAGATTTTGGTAACGTTACCGTAGACCTAGGCCGGGGTGAGGCCGTAATACGTCGCGAAGAGTTGTTGCCGAGGGAAAAATACAGGCGCGGCGACAGGGTCCGGGGTTACATCTATGACGTTCGGAGAGAACAGCGGGGCCCACAAATCTTCATGTCACGTACGCACCCTCAATTCATGGCCAAGTTATTTGGTCAAGAGGTGCCGGAAATTTATGATGGAATCATTGAAATCCGATCTGTCGCTCGTGATCCGGGAAGTCGCGCTAAAATAGCAGTGATATCGCATGATAGTAGTATAGATCCGGTAGGCGCCTGCGTTGGCATGAGAGGTAGCCGAGTACAAGCAGTAGTGGCTGAGCTGCAGGGCGAGAAAATTGACATAATTCCGTGGTCCCAAGATCCGGCAACCTTTGTCGTGAATGCATTGGCACCCGCTGAAGTGGCCAAAGTAGTGCTTGATGAGGATGCGCAGAAAATTGAGGTGGTGGTTCCAGATGAACAACTTAGTCTTGCGATTGGTCGGCGCGGGCAAAATGTGCGACTTGCGTCTTCTCTGACTGGCTGGGAGATCGATATACTTACGGAGGAAGCAGAGTCTGAACGGCGACAGGCGGAAGTACAGCAACGAAGCCAAACATTCATTGATGCTTTGGATGTAGACGATGTCATTGCTCAATTTTTAGTTTCAGAGGGTTTTACCAGCGTTGAGGAAGTCGCATATGTTCCAGAGGAAGAGTTAACCTCGATTGAGGGTTTTGACGCGGAGGTAGCAGAAGAGCTCCGTCTCAGGGCGCGCAATTACTTGACTCTGGAGACTGAACGTTTAGCAACACGCGTGTCAGAGCTAGCCATTGATGATAATTTGAAAACACTTGATGGGCTTACGCTTGAGATGGTTGTTACTCTTGGCGAGAGCGAGATCAAAACTCTTGAAGATTTTGCAGACCTTGCCAGTGATGAACTTATAGGTGCCGACGATGGGATATTGCGCGAATATGGCGTTAAGCCAGCCGTTGCAAATGAATTAATCCTGCGCGCTCGGGTCGCGGCTGGTTGGATTTCTCAAGAGGACATGGCAAGTGCCTTAGTTCTAGAGGAGAACGGAAACGATGGGATGGAGGTGAATAGTGCTCCGGAAGCAGAGTTTTCGGCTGTAGTATCCCAAAAGAAGTCTGATACGCAGAGTGGGTAG
- the trmB gene encoding tRNA (guanosine(46)-N7)-methyltransferase TrmB: MGPRSTHRFFGRRFGRPLSNARRELISNVLPEMEITCKAAATINKIFDPSIKKLCLEIGFGAGEHLADMVVKKPEVGFIGCEPFVNGVAALLARTQSRNIQVRPKNLRIFPNDARLLLPYLPSAIVDQIYLLFPDPWPKKRHHRRRLICSENLDQLSRLLRPGGFFYFASDHMGYVRWTLQQLCKHSDFDWLADGPDDWRFRFEESIKTRYESKALSSGASCVYLTFRRRY; this comes from the coding sequence ATGGGGCCGAGAAGCACGCACCGTTTTTTTGGTCGCCGCTTTGGTCGTCCATTAAGCAATGCACGTAGAGAGCTTATCTCGAATGTACTGCCGGAAATGGAAATTACTTGTAAAGCTGCGGCCACCATTAATAAAATCTTTGACCCGTCAATAAAAAAACTTTGTTTAGAGATTGGCTTTGGTGCTGGTGAGCACCTAGCAGACATGGTTGTTAAAAAGCCAGAGGTAGGTTTTATTGGTTGCGAACCATTCGTTAATGGCGTGGCAGCATTGCTTGCTAGGACTCAGTCCAGAAATATACAGGTCCGCCCAAAAAATTTAAGAATCTTTCCCAACGATGCGCGACTTCTACTGCCTTATTTGCCTTCAGCGATTGTTGATCAAATTTATTTGCTGTTCCCAGATCCGTGGCCTAAAAAACGCCATCATAGGAGACGACTAATATGTTCGGAAAACTTAGACCAGTTATCCCGGCTTTTACGCCCTGGGGGTTTTTTTTATTTTGCAAGTGACCATATGGGCTATGTTCGTTGGACGCTGCAGCAGCTGTGTAAACACTCCGATTTCGATTGGCTCGCCGACGGCCCTGATGATTGGCGTTTTCGTTTCGAAGAATCAATCAAAACACGCTATGAAAGCAAGGCCCTTTCCTCGGGGGCTTCCTGCGTATACCTGACATTTCGACGACGATATTAA
- the rimP gene encoding ribosome maturation factor RimP, whose protein sequence is MSIENQLKALAKPSLSNLGYEIVRVRLRGGFGKRVLQIMIDRFDETPVSLEDCAIVSRQLSAVLDVEDPISGNYNLEISSPGIARPLVKERDFERFLGFTAKVELEKTIRGRKRFRGRLVGCDRGIVSIQTEQGEEELPISDIAAASLLLSDDLIEEHRKKSAEISLH, encoded by the coding sequence GTGTCTATAGAAAATCAATTGAAAGCCCTGGCAAAACCCAGCTTAAGTAACTTAGGGTATGAAATTGTCCGCGTGAGGCTAAGGGGCGGTTTTGGAAAGAGAGTATTACAAATCATGATAGATCGTTTTGACGAAACGCCTGTTTCTTTAGAAGATTGTGCGATCGTGAGTCGTCAACTTTCAGCCGTTCTCGATGTGGAGGATCCGATCAGTGGTAACTACAACCTTGAGATAAGCTCGCCCGGTATCGCTCGTCCTCTTGTGAAAGAGCGTGATTTCGAGAGATTTTTAGGATTCACAGCCAAAGTAGAATTAGAGAAAACCATACGAGGTCGTAAACGCTTCCGTGGTCGGTTAGTTGGTTGTGACAGGGGAATAGTTAGTATACAGACTGAGCAAGGTGAGGAAGAGTTACCTATTTCTGATATAGCTGCGGCAAGTTTGCTGCTATCCGACGACTTAATTGAGGAGCACAGAAAGAAAAGTGCAGAAATTAGCTTACATTAG
- the miaB gene encoding tRNA (N6-isopentenyl adenosine(37)-C2)-methylthiotransferase MiaB, translated as MGKSVFIKTYGCQMNVYDSDRMVDLLKLAGYSKTEHLSGADLIILNTCHIREKAEEKVYSELGRLTKLKTKRKEQGSKILIAVAGCVAQAEGQQILERAPTVDLVFGPQTYHRLPFMIQNIIASGKRIVDTDFPVEDKFDYLVEGRQHGGPSKFLTIQEGCDRFCTFCVVPYTRGAEQSRSAISIAKEARRLVADGAREITLLGQNVNAWHGESPSGGEWKLGRLICYLAEIEGIDRIRYTTSHPKDVDDELIDAHRAVPQLMPFLHLPAQSGSDKILAAMNRRHNAKDYYYTVEKLRKARPEIALSSDFIVGFPGEEDKDFARTIKMVNEVGYAQAYSFKYSARPGTPAADIVGQVEDSVAAERLAGLQQLLRAQQDAFLSAQKGKKLKVLFERQGRQVGQIWGRSPYMHPVHAHAPDSFLGKIAEVHIAGVMTNSLSGKVDLEKRIISSTAAAAGKSL; from the coding sequence TTGGGCAAATCGGTTTTCATCAAAACCTATGGCTGCCAAATGAATGTCTACGACTCTGATAGGATGGTAGATTTATTGAAGCTTGCAGGTTATTCAAAAACTGAGCATCTGAGTGGTGCCGATCTAATTATATTGAACACGTGTCACATTCGCGAAAAGGCGGAAGAAAAAGTTTATTCAGAGCTTGGGCGCCTTACAAAGTTAAAAACAAAAAGGAAAGAGCAGGGCTCAAAAATACTGATTGCTGTTGCAGGTTGTGTTGCTCAAGCCGAGGGCCAGCAGATACTTGAGCGTGCGCCAACTGTGGATCTAGTATTTGGGCCGCAAACCTATCACCGATTGCCGTTTATGATCCAGAACATCATTGCAAGCGGCAAACGTATTGTCGATACAGATTTCCCTGTCGAAGATAAATTCGACTATCTTGTCGAGGGGAGGCAACATGGTGGCCCATCAAAATTCCTCACAATACAAGAGGGGTGTGACCGGTTCTGTACTTTTTGCGTTGTTCCGTACACCCGGGGTGCCGAGCAGTCTCGCTCAGCAATTTCAATTGCGAAGGAGGCTCGTCGTTTAGTGGCCGATGGTGCGCGTGAAATTACTCTTTTGGGACAGAATGTAAATGCTTGGCACGGAGAGTCCCCTTCTGGGGGAGAATGGAAGCTTGGTAGATTGATTTGTTATTTGGCCGAGATCGAGGGTATTGATCGTATTCGCTATACGACAAGTCACCCTAAGGATGTTGATGATGAGTTAATAGACGCTCATCGGGCAGTACCCCAGCTTATGCCTTTTCTTCATTTACCAGCGCAGTCTGGCTCCGATAAAATACTCGCAGCAATGAATAGGCGCCATAATGCCAAAGACTATTACTACACAGTAGAAAAGCTGCGTAAAGCACGTCCGGAAATCGCTCTTTCCTCCGACTTTATCGTTGGCTTCCCCGGTGAAGAGGACAAAGACTTCGCTAGAACCATAAAAATGGTCAATGAAGTTGGATACGCGCAGGCTTATTCCTTTAAGTATAGTGCCAGGCCTGGCACGCCAGCCGCGGACATTGTTGGTCAGGTTGAGGATAGTGTGGCGGCGGAGCGCCTTGCCGGCTTGCAGCAATTGTTGCGTGCACAGCAGGATGCTTTCCTCTCGGCGCAGAAGGGAAAAAAGCTCAAAGTTCTTTTCGAAAGACAGGGTAGACAAGTTGGGCAAATTTGGGGGCGATCTCCTTATATGCACCCGGTACACGCCCATGCCCCGGACAGCTTTTTGGGTAAAATTGCAGAGGTTCACATCGCGGGAGTTATGACAAATAGCCTTTCAGGCAAGGTAGATTTGGAAAAGAGAATTATCAGTAGTACGGCAGCCGCAGCGGGGAAATCTCTTTGA
- the metK gene encoding methionine adenosyltransferase: MPQGDYLFTSESVSEGHPDKICDRISDEIVDLFLSQGETIRTGVETLVTTNQVVLAGEVRSPRDIEPEQMVELARKAVREIGYEQHNFHWKEMGVQCLIHSQSRDIAMGVDASGNKDEGAGDQGLMFGYACRETPEFMPAPIQYCHQILRHMAEARRAGKISGLGPDSKSQLTVKYENGRPAGCSSVVVSTQHDEDLSQDDVREIVRPFVEECLPSGWMCSDDEFYVNPTGRFVIGGPDSDAGLTGRKIIVDTYGGAAPHGGGAFSGKDPSKVDRSAAYGARYVAKNVVAAELADKCVIQLAYAIGVAKPLGIYVDTLGTSKVDEGKLAAAISEVIDLSPRGIRERLVLSRPIYARTSAYGHFGRAPDSDGGFSWERTDLADDLKAALS; the protein is encoded by the coding sequence GTGCCACAAGGTGATTATCTGTTTACCAGCGAGTCTGTTTCTGAAGGGCATCCAGACAAAATCTGTGATCGAATATCTGACGAAATAGTAGACCTGTTTTTGAGCCAAGGCGAAACAATCCGCACGGGCGTGGAAACTCTAGTAACTACTAACCAAGTAGTGCTAGCGGGAGAAGTCCGGTCCCCACGTGATATAGAGCCTGAACAGATGGTTGAGCTGGCGCGAAAGGCAGTACGGGAAATTGGGTATGAGCAGCATAATTTTCACTGGAAAGAAATGGGTGTTCAATGTTTGATCCATAGCCAGTCCAGAGACATTGCAATGGGCGTGGATGCCTCGGGTAATAAGGATGAGGGTGCAGGCGATCAAGGTTTAATGTTTGGCTATGCTTGTCGCGAGACCCCAGAATTCATGCCAGCACCAATTCAATATTGTCATCAGATTTTGCGCCATATGGCTGAAGCACGTCGTGCCGGAAAAATTTCTGGTCTGGGTCCCGACTCTAAAAGCCAACTGACAGTAAAGTATGAGAATGGAAGGCCGGCGGGGTGCAGTTCAGTGGTCGTTTCCACTCAGCATGATGAGGATTTGAGTCAAGATGATGTCAGAGAAATCGTTCGTCCTTTTGTGGAAGAATGTCTTCCCAGTGGCTGGATGTGTAGTGATGACGAGTTTTATGTAAATCCCACCGGCCGATTTGTAATTGGTGGTCCGGACAGTGATGCGGGATTGACCGGGCGTAAAATCATCGTTGATACCTACGGCGGGGCTGCTCCTCACGGAGGAGGTGCATTTTCTGGAAAAGATCCCTCTAAAGTAGATCGTTCAGCTGCATACGGCGCTAGATATGTTGCAAAAAATGTTGTTGCTGCAGAGTTGGCTGACAAATGCGTTATACAGCTTGCGTACGCAATAGGGGTTGCAAAGCCGTTGGGTATCTATGTTGATACACTAGGAACCTCAAAGGTTGATGAGGGAAAGCTGGCCGCGGCAATCTCTGAAGTGATCGATTTGAGTCCGCGTGGTATTCGTGAGCGCCTTGTATTGAGCCGTCCAATCTATGCAAGAACCTCGGCTTACGGGCATTTTGGTCGCGCGCCCGATTCAGATGGCGGGTTCTCTTGGGAGCGCACAGACTTGGCTGATGACTTGAAGGCTGCACTTAGTTAA
- the lnt gene encoding apolipoprotein N-acyltransferase: MNDCNAKQRFSANISRFAAYLGDSRGLVRYGTAFLTGISVTLSLPPFEFLPAFYAALPVFIWSVSGKVRPWCLFATGWWFGFGYFVSGLYWIGSAMLVDASKNAWLIPLASVGLPAFLSLFFGLSVLPVRFGNDHFSRALILTTSLGFAEWTRGNFLTGFPWNLLGQAWASHDTLLQGVSLVGIYGMTFFALLSGFLLAVLAQELSKATLAIFAVALMLPISFATYGAIRLAHAPVVGADWVEGVGIRLVQGGIPQKEKWDRRYLVRNFKKHIFLSNRDRPDWINYVIWPETASPFPLDNNDGARAAASAIVPREGALITGMIRRQVGSEKKIWNSIIALDDRAKIIAKYDKSHLVPFGEYVPGKKWLSLKKVTEGRLDYSAGPGPSIWRLGVLPPVSPLICYEIIFSGTVTPVDQRADWILVLTNDAWYGNSSGPYQHLSIARIRAAEEGLTVVRAASTGISAVFDGYGREWSRIELDKTGVLDTRLPSSSRIYSFWAQNSQISTIIFTSLSFLAFLMRKGVKRTSPHPGMKAKKK, translated from the coding sequence ATGAATGATTGTAATGCTAAACAAAGGTTTTCTGCCAACATTAGTCGATTTGCGGCCTATCTAGGCGATTCAAGAGGTTTGGTGCGTTACGGCACCGCATTTCTCACTGGTATTTCTGTCACCCTTTCGCTCCCTCCTTTTGAGTTCCTTCCCGCTTTTTATGCGGCGCTGCCCGTTTTTATTTGGTCAGTGTCTGGCAAGGTTAGGCCATGGTGCCTTTTTGCTACAGGGTGGTGGTTTGGGTTTGGCTATTTCGTCTCTGGTCTTTATTGGATTGGTAGCGCGATGTTAGTCGACGCAAGTAAAAACGCCTGGTTGATTCCCCTTGCATCGGTTGGTCTGCCCGCATTCCTCTCGCTATTCTTCGGTCTATCCGTATTGCCTGTTAGGTTTGGAAACGATCATTTCTCACGTGCGTTAATTTTAACAACTTCACTTGGGTTTGCTGAATGGACGCGTGGTAACTTTCTAACTGGATTCCCTTGGAATTTGCTCGGTCAGGCATGGGCTAGTCATGATACTTTGCTGCAGGGTGTGTCGTTAGTTGGGATATACGGCATGACGTTTTTTGCACTCCTGTCAGGATTTTTGTTGGCGGTTTTAGCGCAGGAGCTGTCAAAGGCCACATTAGCGATTTTCGCGGTTGCTCTGATGCTGCCCATTAGTTTTGCGACCTATGGAGCGATACGTTTAGCGCATGCGCCTGTTGTTGGTGCTGATTGGGTAGAGGGTGTCGGTATACGCTTGGTGCAAGGAGGTATCCCACAAAAGGAAAAATGGGATCGAAGGTATCTTGTGCGAAATTTCAAAAAACACATATTTCTTAGTAATCGTGACCGGCCAGACTGGATAAATTACGTAATATGGCCTGAAACTGCTAGTCCTTTCCCACTTGATAATAATGATGGGGCGCGTGCTGCCGCCTCAGCAATTGTTCCCAGAGAAGGAGCGTTGATAACGGGAATGATACGTCGTCAGGTAGGTTCAGAAAAGAAGATATGGAATTCAATTATCGCACTCGACGATAGGGCTAAAATTATTGCAAAATATGATAAGAGCCATCTAGTACCTTTCGGAGAGTATGTTCCGGGAAAGAAATGGCTATCGCTCAAAAAGGTTACAGAAGGGCGCCTCGATTATAGTGCTGGGCCAGGACCAAGCATCTGGCGTTTGGGGGTGCTGCCGCCTGTTAGTCCCCTGATCTGTTATGAGATAATTTTTTCTGGGACAGTTACTCCTGTAGATCAAAGGGCGGATTGGATTTTAGTTCTAACCAATGATGCCTGGTATGGAAATTCTTCTGGCCCGTATCAACACCTTTCTATCGCCAGAATTAGAGCTGCTGAGGAGGGACTAACAGTTGTTCGTGCAGCCAGCACGGGAATTTCAGCAGTTTTCGATGGTTATGGGCGTGAGTGGTCTCGGATCGAGCTCGATAAGACTGGGGTCTTGGACACGCGGCTCCCGAGTTCATCTAGAATTTATTCTTTTTGGGCGCAAAATTCACAAATTTCAACAATCATATTCACATCCTTGAGCTTCTTAGCTTTTTTAATGAGAAAGGGCGTAAAAAGGACATCTCCTCATCCCGGGATGAAAGCAAAGAAGAAGTGA
- the ybeY gene encoding rRNA maturation RNase YbeY translates to MTNNLVVDISVDQMSGETPSEQVIAELSAVARRAWASVNYTIPKAEISLLITDDVQIRKLNKRYRDIDRATNVLSFVCDNDATLSAGGAPVLVGDVVLGCGVIAREATVHGKSFSDHMCHLVVHGVLHLAGYDHKSRDEADEMRALEISILAEGGIGDPYINWIDGQL, encoded by the coding sequence ATGACTAATAACCTTGTTGTCGATATTAGCGTAGATCAAATGTCGGGGGAAACACCGTCGGAACAAGTTATAGCAGAGCTTTCGGCAGTTGCCCGCCGAGCATGGGCTAGCGTAAACTACACTATTCCTAAAGCAGAAATAAGTCTATTGATCACGGATGATGTACAAATACGCAAGTTGAATAAGCGCTATCGCGACATCGACCGGGCAACAAATGTACTTTCGTTTGTCTGTGATAATGATGCGACGCTAAGTGCGGGCGGGGCACCGGTTCTGGTGGGTGATGTTGTACTTGGTTGCGGTGTTATTGCGCGAGAGGCAACTGTACACGGAAAATCTTTTTCTGATCATATGTGTCATCTTGTTGTTCATGGAGTTCTCCACTTGGCTGGATATGATCATAAAAGCAGGGATGAAGCAGATGAAATGAGAGCGCTTGAAATTTCCATATTAGCCGAGGGCGGGATTGGCGATCCATATATCAATTGGATCGATGGGCAGTTATGA
- a CDS encoding PhoH family protein translates to MSESPRIAAESARQLFFDDNKLLVSLFGEYDKHLARIEEELCVTLISKGNRVAVTGKTDAVRTACETLNQLYKFLQRGEHVGMAEVDAALRMARHPKFQRGAEGPSIITRRRRITPRSPLQAHYIKAMTKYELVFGIGPAGTGKTYLAVCFAVERLLRGEVKRIVLSRPAVEAGEHLGFLPGDMRDKVDPYLRPIYDALHDTMPSDQIIKRIENGDIEIAPLAFMRGRTLSDAFVILDEAQNTSPIQMKMFLTRLGENSRMVITGDLSQVDLPSRLPSGLSDAVETLKHFDKASFVEFSDADVVRHPLVAGVVRAYAKRESNLNMNLKDD, encoded by the coding sequence TTGAGCGAAAGTCCTCGAATAGCTGCAGAGAGTGCTCGCCAACTCTTTTTTGACGATAATAAACTACTTGTCTCGCTTTTTGGTGAATATGATAAGCATTTGGCGAGGATTGAAGAAGAACTTTGTGTCACGTTAATTAGCAAAGGAAACCGGGTAGCCGTAACTGGAAAAACTGATGCAGTGCGGACTGCTTGTGAAACATTGAATCAGCTTTACAAATTTTTGCAGCGAGGTGAGCATGTCGGTATGGCTGAGGTAGACGCAGCCTTACGTATGGCCCGTCATCCTAAGTTTCAAAGGGGTGCGGAAGGCCCTTCCATAATTACTAGACGACGACGCATCACTCCGCGTTCGCCGCTTCAGGCTCATTACATCAAGGCGATGACGAAATATGAGTTGGTTTTTGGGATCGGCCCCGCTGGCACCGGTAAAACTTATTTAGCCGTTTGTTTCGCTGTGGAACGTCTTTTGAGAGGGGAGGTAAAACGGATAGTTCTGTCTCGGCCGGCAGTGGAGGCCGGAGAGCACCTTGGGTTTTTGCCCGGTGATATGCGTGACAAGGTCGATCCCTATTTGCGACCAATATATGATGCACTTCATGACACGATGCCCTCGGATCAGATTATAAAGCGTATTGAGAATGGTGACATTGAGATAGCACCCTTGGCCTTCATGCGGGGACGCACACTATCTGACGCTTTCGTTATTCTTGATGAAGCGCAAAACACTTCACCAATTCAAATGAAGATGTTCCTTACACGGCTCGGTGAAAATAGTCGTATGGTAATAACAGGTGATCTTAGCCAAGTAGACCTGCCTTCTCGTCTACCCTCGGGATTATCCGATGCGGTCGAGACGCTAAAGCATTTTGATAAAGCTAGTTTTGTTGAATTTTCTGATGCTGATGTGGTTCGTCATCCACTAGTTGCAGGCGTTGTAAGGGCTTATGCCAAGCGTGAGTCGAATTTGAATATGAATTTAAAAGATGACTAA